A genomic stretch from Paraburkholderia dioscoreae includes:
- a CDS encoding MFS transporter codes for MDPHAPVSLEAINSKVMRRLLPFLLLMYVLAFLDRANIGFAQKALQHDTGLSNAAFAFGAGVFFVGYALFEVPSNLLLHRVGARAWMCRIMVTWGLVSAAMCLAHTPTAFYTLRFLLGVAEAGFFPGVIYYLTRWFPQSARARAVGVFYFGAPLAFIFGSPLSGSLLELHGALGLAGWQWLFLVEGALASVVGVWAFWYLDNRPQDARWLEPQERASLRNALEDDARAASAHGPHRILAALVDRRVLLLSAIYLLIQMSVYGVIFYLPQQVAAFLGTTVGLRVGLVAALPWLCALAVTWYVPRRADRTGGHRRWAVALLLVAGLGIGLSGLMNSPAIGLLALCCAASGFIAAQPLFWTFPTRHLTGAAAAGGIALINSLGGLGGFIAPSLRTAAERAFSSTSAGLVVLGVSSLLAALMIGTLLRRDPAQPAAAFEALLHRAR; via the coding sequence ATGGACCCGCACGCGCCCGTTTCACTGGAGGCGATCAACAGCAAGGTAATGCGCCGGTTGCTGCCGTTTCTGCTGCTCATGTACGTGTTGGCGTTTCTCGATCGTGCCAACATCGGTTTCGCGCAAAAAGCCTTGCAGCACGATACGGGCTTGTCGAACGCGGCGTTTGCCTTCGGGGCGGGGGTGTTTTTCGTCGGCTATGCATTGTTCGAAGTCCCGAGCAATCTGCTGTTGCATCGGGTCGGTGCGCGCGCCTGGATGTGCCGGATCATGGTGACATGGGGGCTCGTCTCGGCCGCGATGTGCCTCGCGCATACGCCGACCGCGTTCTACACGTTGCGGTTTCTGCTCGGCGTCGCCGAGGCGGGTTTCTTTCCGGGCGTGATCTATTACCTTACGCGCTGGTTTCCGCAATCGGCCAGAGCGCGCGCGGTGGGCGTGTTTTATTTCGGCGCGCCGCTGGCGTTTATTTTCGGCAGTCCGTTGTCGGGTTCGCTGCTCGAATTGCACGGCGCGCTGGGTCTCGCCGGCTGGCAATGGCTCTTTCTGGTGGAAGGCGCGCTGGCTTCGGTGGTAGGCGTGTGGGCGTTCTGGTATCTCGACAATCGTCCCCAAGACGCGCGTTGGCTCGAACCGCAGGAGCGCGCGAGCTTGCGCAATGCGCTCGAAGACGACGCGCGTGCCGCGTCCGCGCACGGTCCGCATCGGATATTGGCCGCACTGGTGGATCGGCGCGTGCTGCTGCTGTCTGCGATCTATCTGCTGATCCAGATGAGCGTGTACGGCGTGATTTTCTATCTGCCGCAACAGGTGGCGGCTTTCCTTGGAACGACGGTCGGTTTGCGTGTGGGTCTGGTTGCCGCGCTGCCGTGGTTGTGCGCGCTCGCCGTGACCTGGTATGTGCCGCGCCGCGCGGATCGAACAGGCGGGCATCGGCGCTGGGCGGTGGCATTGCTGCTCGTCGCAGGCCTGGGCATCGGCTTGTCGGGACTCATGAATAGCCCCGCGATCGGCTTGCTTGCGCTGTGTTGTGCAGCGAGCGGTTTCATTGCCGCACAGCCGCTTTTCTGGACCTTTCCCACACGCCACCTCACAGGCGCCGCCGCGGCGGGCGGCATCGCGTTGATCAATTCGCTCGGCGGACTCGGCGGCTTCATTGCGCCGAGCTTGCGCACCGCGGCGGAACGCGCGTTTTCTTCGACGTCGGCAGGACTGGTCGTGCTGGGCGTGTCGAGTCTGCTCGCCGCGCTCATGATCGGCACGCTATTGCGCCGCGATCCCGCCCAGCCGGCCGCCGCTTTCGAAGCCTTACTGCATCGCGCCCGCTAG
- a CDS encoding SDR family NAD(P)-dependent oxidoreductase, with product MNRIDLEGRVVAITGGARGIGYAVGQRALNSGASVALWDVDAERLARSQRELSELGKVTAVTVELTQEAAVAQAVAQTVADHGAIDVLINCAGITGGNGTTWELEPDIWRRVIDVNLIGPYLTCRAVVPQMLKQGYGRIVNIASVAGKEGNPNASHYSASKAGLIGLTKSLGKELATKNILVNAVTPAAAKTEIFDSMSQQHIDYMLSKIPMNRFLLPEEAASLILWLSSEDCAFSTGSVFDLSGGRATY from the coding sequence ATGAATCGGATCGATCTGGAGGGGCGCGTAGTCGCCATTACCGGCGGCGCGCGCGGCATCGGCTACGCGGTGGGGCAGCGGGCGTTGAACTCGGGCGCATCGGTCGCGCTATGGGACGTGGACGCCGAACGTCTCGCCCGCAGCCAGCGTGAGCTGAGCGAACTGGGCAAAGTCACGGCAGTCACCGTCGAGCTGACACAGGAAGCCGCCGTCGCGCAGGCCGTGGCGCAAACCGTCGCCGATCACGGTGCGATCGACGTGCTGATCAATTGCGCCGGCATCACCGGCGGCAACGGCACCACCTGGGAACTGGAACCCGATATCTGGCGTCGCGTGATCGACGTGAACCTGATCGGCCCCTATCTGACCTGCCGCGCGGTCGTGCCGCAAATGCTCAAGCAGGGCTATGGCCGGATCGTCAATATCGCGTCGGTGGCGGGCAAAGAGGGCAACCCGAACGCCTCGCACTACAGCGCCTCCAAGGCCGGCCTCATCGGCCTGACCAAATCGCTCGGAAAAGAACTCGCGACGAAGAACATTCTCGTCAATGCCGTCACACCCGCCGCGGCCAAAACCGAGATCTTCGATTCGATGTCGCAACAACACATCGACTACATGCTGTCGAAGATTCCCATGAACCGCTTCCTGTTACCCGAAGAAGCGGCATCGCTGATCCTGTGGCTCTCCTCTGAGGACTGCGCGTTCAGCACCGGTTCGGTTTTCGACCTGTCCGGCGGGCGCGCGACCTATTGA
- a CDS encoding YeeE/YedE family protein, protein MSLLTALLSGLLFGVGLMVSGMANPAKVLGFLDIAGRWDPSLAFVMAGAIAIGSIAFLLAKRRKQSLLGLPMQLPASTHITLRLVLGSAVFGVGWGLAGFCPGPALVALGAGFPKAWGFVAAMLAGMSVFEFFERAKLSRQQA, encoded by the coding sequence ATGAGTTTGCTCACCGCGTTACTTTCCGGGCTGCTGTTCGGCGTCGGTCTGATGGTGTCCGGCATGGCCAATCCGGCGAAGGTGCTGGGATTTCTGGACATCGCAGGGCGATGGGATCCGTCGCTGGCATTCGTTATGGCTGGTGCAATAGCCATCGGCTCTATCGCATTCCTGCTGGCAAAACGCCGCAAGCAATCCCTGCTGGGGTTGCCCATGCAACTTCCCGCCAGCACCCACATCACGCTGCGGCTCGTGCTGGGAAGCGCGGTATTCGGCGTGGGCTGGGGACTTGCCGGATTTTGTCCGGGCCCTGCGCTGGTCGCATTGGGCGCCGGTTTTCCCAAGGCCTGGGGATTCGTGGCCGCAATGCTCGCCGGCATGAGTGTGTTCGAGTTCTTCGAGCGCGCGAAACTGAGTCGGCAGCAGGCCTGA
- a CDS encoding YeeE/YedE family protein — MSIDLASFTPGLSLTGGLVIGAAAAALVLFNGRIAGISGIVGGLVGTPQKDAGWRVAFLAGLIGAPVMAGLLGSRIAPDIEAGWGEILVAGFLVGIGTRYAGGCTSGHGVCGISRGSIRSVVATATFMASGFLTVFISRHLLGG, encoded by the coding sequence ATGTCGATTGATCTCGCGAGTTTCACGCCCGGCCTGTCATTGACTGGCGGCCTGGTGATCGGGGCCGCGGCTGCCGCGCTTGTTTTGTTCAACGGACGTATAGCCGGCATCAGCGGCATAGTCGGCGGCCTGGTCGGCACGCCGCAGAAAGACGCGGGATGGCGTGTCGCTTTCCTTGCCGGGCTCATCGGAGCACCTGTGATGGCAGGCTTGCTGGGTAGCCGGATAGCGCCGGATATCGAGGCCGGGTGGGGCGAGATACTCGTCGCGGGCTTTCTGGTCGGCATCGGCACGCGTTACGCGGGCGGTTGCACGAGCGGCCACGGTGTTTGCGGCATCTCGCGAGGGTCCATCCGTTCGGTTGTTGCGACCGCAACGTTCATGGCAAGCGGCTTTCTGACCGTGTTCATTTCCAGACATCTGCTGGGAGGCTGA
- a CDS encoding ArsR/SmtB family transcription factor: MRKKSAPIDLSVMQSSAEKACALLKVLANPDRLLLMCQLSQGEACVSDLEEQLGIRQPTLSQQLGVLRDNELVETRREGKSIFYSVASKEAIAVMTVLYDQFCTQ, encoded by the coding sequence ATGCGAAAGAAATCCGCTCCAATCGACCTTTCGGTGATGCAGTCCTCGGCAGAGAAAGCCTGCGCGCTGCTGAAGGTGCTGGCAAATCCCGACCGGTTGCTGCTGATGTGTCAACTGTCGCAAGGCGAGGCGTGTGTGAGCGACCTGGAAGAACAGTTGGGCATACGTCAGCCCACGCTCTCCCAGCAACTCGGTGTGCTTCGCGATAACGAACTGGTCGAGACTCGCCGGGAAGGTAAGAGCATCTTTTATTCCGTCGCGAGCAAGGAAGCGATTGCGGTCATGACCGTGCTGTACGACCAGTTTTGCACCCAATGA